One stretch of Pseudomonas fluorescens Q2-87 DNA includes these proteins:
- a CDS encoding DUF3613 domain-containing protein, whose amino-acid sequence MKIQQLMIMGMACLSATAWAIDPGPSSAAQQGTESWMQLQIRGVVASTNLQTASAAEREMAMQRWLNSFNYPIPEFFDQDSGGEITSSK is encoded by the coding sequence ATGAAAATCCAACAGTTGATGATCATGGGCATGGCTTGCCTGTCCGCCACCGCCTGGGCGATTGACCCAGGCCCCTCCTCGGCAGCACAGCAAGGCACCGAAAGCTGGATGCAGCTGCAGATACGGGGCGTCGTAGCGTCCACCAACCTGCAAACCGCCTCGGCCGCCGAACGCGAGATGGCCATGCAGCGCTGGCTCAACAGCTTCAACTACCCGATCCCGGAATTCTTTGACCAGGATTCGGGGGGAGAAATCACCAGCAGTAAATGA
- a CDS encoding tetratricopeptide repeat protein, whose translation MKAVIAITAALMLAGCASNGVASRSASCAKPEADQELALNLADDMANEGRLYASLANLERLPNDLVQVRLRKARVLRLMGRNEAEPLYKSLLGTCLASDGEHGLGQLAAARNDNASATEHLERAAKMAPTEGKVRNDLGVVYLNQRRIAEARFEFMTAMELQQSDTLAALNMVTLLIYQDNWKQAAELANMSKLTPQQVADAQARAEKIRGSANKAVTSQANRLNEVVDASSSAVK comes from the coding sequence ATGAAAGCGGTGATTGCGATAACGGCAGCGCTGATGCTCGCCGGCTGCGCCAGCAATGGTGTGGCTTCACGCTCGGCCAGTTGCGCCAAGCCCGAGGCTGATCAGGAGCTGGCGCTGAACCTGGCTGACGACATGGCCAACGAAGGGCGTTTATACGCGAGCCTGGCGAACCTCGAGCGCCTGCCCAATGACCTTGTCCAGGTGCGCCTGCGCAAGGCTCGGGTGCTGCGCCTGATGGGGCGTAACGAGGCCGAACCCTTGTATAAAAGCTTGCTCGGGACTTGCCTGGCGTCCGATGGCGAGCATGGCCTGGGCCAGTTGGCCGCCGCCAGGAACGATAACGCCAGCGCCACGGAACACCTCGAACGCGCAGCGAAAATGGCGCCGACTGAAGGCAAGGTCCGCAACGATCTGGGGGTCGTCTACCTCAACCAACGGCGCATTGCCGAAGCCCGCTTCGAGTTCATGACCGCCATGGAACTGCAGCAGTCTGACACGCTGGCAGCGCTCAATATGGTGACGCTGCTGATTTATCAGGATAACTGGAAGCAGGCTGCCGAACTGGCGAACATGAGCAAGCTCACCCCCCAACAAGTGGCAGATGCCCAGGCCCGCGCGGAAAAAATCAGGGGCTCGGCCAACAAAGCAGTGACGTCCCAAGCGAACCGCCTGAACGAGGTCGTCGATGCCTCATCCAGTGCGGTCAAGTAG
- a CDS encoding DNA internalization-related competence protein ComEC/Rec2 yields the protein MRTGLVALALGLLAPVFFPALPPLWLVAAMPVLALMMVPFRAYPLGFFLFGLAWACLSAQQALDDRLPATLDGETRWVEGRVVGLPQHSDGVVRFELADARSRRTRLPASMRLAWFGGPPVSSGERWRLAVKLKRPAGLLNPHGFDYEAWLLSRGVGATGTIKAGQLLQPARGAWRDGIRQALAQVDAQGRSGALAALVLGDGAGLSREDWQVLQDTGTVHLLVISGQHIGLLAGLVYLMVAGAARFCVWPGALPWLPWACALAFIAALGYGLLAGFEVPVRRACTMIGLVLLWRLRFKHPDPWWAWLLAFVGVLVFDPLASLRPGFWLSFAAVAILIFTFGARLGPWRWWQTWTRAQWLVAVGLCPLLLILGLPVSLSGPLVNLFAVPWISLLVLPSALLGTVLLPVPFIGQGLLWIAGGLIDLLFQGLALIAGRMPAWVPVAGPPWALVIAALGAFLLLLPNGVPLRLLGWPMMLLMVFPPREDVPPGHAEVWQLDVGQGLAVLVRTRHHVLLYDAGPRFGDADVGERIVLPTLRKLGVRGLDLMLLSHADADHAGGARAVRNGLPTLRVISGDPDALPDELNAGPCNSGERWEWDGVGFELWQWPSALESNQKSCVLQVDAGGERLLLTGDIDTRAERALLDGPLAVQTQWLAAPHHGSRSSSSMALLSRLKPHSVLISRGQGNAFGHPHPQVMARYRWSGVAIYDSAELGAIRLQLGAFEPPSTQAGQRRYWRDPPPAGPALQH from the coding sequence ATGCGCACAGGGTTGGTCGCGCTTGCACTGGGGCTGTTGGCCCCGGTTTTTTTTCCGGCGCTGCCGCCGTTATGGCTCGTTGCAGCCATGCCGGTGCTGGCGCTGATGATGGTGCCGTTTCGAGCCTACCCGCTGGGTTTTTTCCTGTTCGGGTTGGCTTGGGCGTGCCTGTCGGCGCAGCAGGCTCTGGACGACCGGCTGCCTGCCACGTTGGATGGAGAAACCCGTTGGGTCGAAGGACGCGTCGTCGGCTTGCCGCAACACAGCGATGGCGTGGTGCGCTTCGAGCTGGCCGATGCCCGGTCGCGTCGCACCCGGCTGCCGGCATCGATGCGCCTGGCCTGGTTTGGGGGGCCACCTGTCAGCAGCGGCGAGCGATGGCGCTTGGCGGTAAAACTCAAGCGGCCCGCCGGGTTGTTGAATCCCCATGGCTTCGACTATGAAGCCTGGCTGTTGAGCCGGGGCGTTGGCGCGACCGGTACGATCAAGGCTGGCCAACTGCTGCAACCGGCCCGAGGCGCGTGGCGCGACGGTATCCGACAGGCACTCGCGCAGGTCGACGCCCAAGGCCGTTCCGGGGCGCTGGCGGCGTTGGTCCTGGGCGATGGCGCTGGTTTGAGTCGCGAGGACTGGCAAGTACTGCAAGACACCGGCACCGTTCATTTACTGGTGATCTCCGGGCAGCACATCGGTCTGCTCGCCGGGCTGGTTTACCTGATGGTCGCGGGTGCGGCACGTTTTTGCGTGTGGCCGGGGGCGCTGCCGTGGTTGCCTTGGGCCTGTGCGCTGGCCTTCATCGCGGCACTGGGCTACGGCTTGCTTGCCGGCTTCGAAGTGCCGGTGCGGCGGGCCTGTACGATGATCGGCCTGGTGCTGTTGTGGCGTTTGCGCTTCAAGCATCCGGACCCATGGTGGGCCTGGTTGCTGGCTTTCGTTGGGGTGTTGGTGTTCGATCCGCTCGCCAGCCTGCGACCGGGGTTCTGGCTGTCGTTCGCCGCCGTCGCTATCTTGATATTCACCTTCGGCGCTCGCCTGGGGCCCTGGCGCTGGTGGCAAACCTGGACCCGTGCCCAATGGCTGGTTGCGGTCGGTCTGTGTCCGTTGTTGTTGATCCTGGGCTTGCCCGTCAGCCTCAGCGGGCCGCTGGTGAATCTGTTTGCGGTGCCCTGGATCAGCCTGTTGGTGCTGCCGTCGGCACTGCTTGGCACGGTGTTGTTGCCCGTGCCGTTCATTGGGCAAGGGTTGCTGTGGATCGCTGGTGGGCTGATCGATCTGCTGTTCCAGGGGCTCGCGCTGATTGCCGGGCGCATGCCCGCCTGGGTCCCCGTTGCGGGGCCGCCGTGGGCCCTGGTCATCGCCGCCCTTGGGGCTTTTTTGCTGCTGCTTCCCAACGGCGTGCCGCTGCGCTTGCTGGGCTGGCCGATGATGCTGCTGATGGTATTTCCACCGCGAGAAGACGTCCCGCCAGGACACGCCGAAGTCTGGCAATTGGACGTGGGCCAGGGGCTGGCGGTGCTGGTACGCACCCGTCATCACGTCTTGCTTTACGACGCCGGGCCGCGTTTCGGCGACGCCGACGTGGGCGAACGCATCGTGCTGCCCACCTTGCGCAAGCTGGGCGTGCGTGGTCTGGACCTGATGTTGCTCAGCCATGCGGACGCCGATCACGCCGGCGGTGCCCGCGCCGTGCGCAATGGGCTGCCAACGTTACGGGTGATCAGTGGCGATCCTGACGCGCTGCCCGACGAGTTGAACGCCGGACCCTGCAACAGCGGCGAGCGTTGGGAATGGGACGGGGTCGGGTTCGAGTTGTGGCAATGGCCATCAGCCCTGGAAAGCAACCAGAAATCCTGCGTCCTGCAGGTGGACGCAGGCGGCGAACGCTTGCTGCTGACCGGCGATATCGACACCCGTGCCGAGCGCGCCCTGCTGGACGGGCCCTTGGCGGTGCAAACCCAATGGCTGGCCGCGCCTCATCACGGCAGCCGCAGTTCGTCGTCGATGGCGCTGTTGTCGCGCCTCAAGCCTCATTCGGTGTTGATTTCCCGGGGGCAGGGCAACGCCTTCGGTCACCCCCATCCGCAGGTGATGGCGCGGTATCGCTGGTCTGGCGTGGCGATTTATGACAGCGCCGAACTGGGCGCCATTCGTCTGCAACTGGGCGCCTTCGAGCCGCCGAGCACCCAGGCCGGGCAGCGGCGCTACTGGCGCGACCCGCCGCCCGCCGGGCCGGCGCTGCAACATTGA
- a CDS encoding ABC transporter permease has translation MSSELRPNLIALNTIVYREVRRFMRIWPQTLLPPAITMVLYFVIFGNLIGRQIGDMGGFTYMDYIVPGLIMMSVITNAYGNVVSSFFGSKFQRSIEELMVSPVSPHTILIGYTLGGVLRGLAVGLIVTLLSLFFTHLQVHHLGVTILVVVLTATIFSLLGFINAVFARNFDDISIIPTFVLTPLTYLGGVFYSISLLPPFWQTVSLANPVLHMVNAFRYGILGVSDIKISIAITFMLVATVVLYVSCARLLVSGRGMRT, from the coding sequence ATGAGTTCCGAACTACGACCCAACCTCATCGCCCTCAATACCATTGTTTACCGTGAAGTCCGGCGTTTCATGCGGATCTGGCCGCAGACCCTGCTACCGCCGGCCATCACCATGGTTTTGTACTTTGTGATCTTTGGCAACCTGATCGGCCGGCAAATCGGCGACATGGGTGGCTTCACGTACATGGACTACATCGTGCCGGGGCTGATCATGATGTCGGTGATCACCAACGCCTACGGCAACGTGGTGTCGAGTTTCTTCGGCAGCAAGTTCCAGCGTTCCATCGAAGAACTGATGGTTTCGCCGGTCTCGCCCCATACGATCCTCATCGGCTACACCCTGGGCGGCGTGTTGCGCGGCTTGGCCGTGGGCCTGATCGTGACGTTGCTATCGTTGTTCTTTACCCACTTGCAGGTGCATCACCTGGGGGTGACGATACTGGTGGTAGTGCTCACGGCCACGATTTTTTCGCTGCTGGGCTTCATCAATGCCGTGTTCGCGCGCAACTTCGACGACATCTCGATCATCCCAACATTCGTGCTCACGCCATTGACCTACCTGGGCGGAGTGTTCTACTCGATCTCGCTGCTGCCACCTTTCTGGCAGACCGTGTCCTTGGCCAACCCGGTGCTGCACATGGTCAACGCCTTCCGCTATGGCATCCTCGGGGTGTCGGATATCAAGATCAGCATTGCGATCACCTTCATGCTGGTGGCGACTGTGGTGCTTTATGTCAGCTGCGCGCGGCTGCTGGTGAGTGGGCGGGGGATGCGTACCTGA
- a CDS encoding PA2817 family protein, with protein MSNIVADHLVLLDHLRSILVAVGEAEQVPEESHALFLERFDELRAQLPVDPIESQYLGQDLLCQVIVRYPQIAHLVPRDLLWYFAGDCLHYMPDEEIALYQALEERRFEAEQNDEPFDWNQEKQLLAMSDQDSKH; from the coding sequence GTGTCCAACATCGTTGCCGATCACCTTGTCTTGCTGGACCACTTGCGCAGCATCCTGGTCGCCGTGGGTGAGGCCGAGCAGGTTCCCGAAGAAAGCCATGCCCTGTTCCTGGAGCGCTTCGACGAGCTGCGAGCGCAGCTCCCCGTCGATCCGATCGAAAGCCAATACTTGGGCCAGGACCTCCTGTGCCAGGTCATCGTGCGTTATCCGCAGATCGCCCACCTGGTGCCTCGCGACCTGCTCTGGTACTTCGCCGGTGATTGCCTGCATTACATGCCGGACGAGGAAATCGCCTTGTACCAGGCCCTGGAAGAGCGTCGTTTCGAAGCGGAACAGAACGACGAGCCGTTCGACTGGAACCAGGAGAAGCAATTGCTGGCGATGTCGGACCAAGACAGCAAGCACTGA
- a CDS encoding glutathione S-transferase family protein: MLKIWGRKNSSNVRKALWCAEELGLAYEAIDAGGAFGVVDTPEYRAKNPNGRVPMIEDDGFVLWESNTIVRYLLARHASGSAWYPTDAQARANAEKWMDWTTSSFAGPFRTVFWGVLRTPAEQQDWAAIEAAIKECESLLAMAEQALGEHPYLSGKEIGLGDIPLGSFIYAWFEMPIQRAALPNVQAWYTRLQQRPAYRKAVMTALT; this comes from the coding sequence ATGCTGAAGATCTGGGGTCGGAAAAATTCGTCGAATGTGCGCAAGGCGTTGTGGTGCGCCGAAGAGTTGGGGCTGGCCTATGAGGCCATCGATGCGGGCGGTGCGTTCGGTGTGGTGGACACCCCCGAGTACCGGGCGAAGAACCCCAACGGCCGCGTGCCGATGATCGAAGACGACGGCTTCGTGCTCTGGGAGTCCAATACCATTGTGCGTTACCTGCTGGCCCGTCATGCGTCGGGTTCGGCCTGGTACCCCACGGATGCCCAGGCCCGTGCCAACGCGGAAAAATGGATGGACTGGACCACGTCCAGCTTTGCTGGCCCGTTTCGCACTGTGTTCTGGGGCGTCTTGCGCACCCCGGCCGAGCAGCAGGACTGGGCCGCCATCGAGGCGGCGATCAAGGAATGCGAAAGCTTGCTGGCAATGGCGGAGCAGGCCCTGGGCGAGCATCCTTACCTCTCGGGTAAGGAAATCGGCCTGGGCGACATTCCCCTGGGCAGTTTCATTTATGCCTGGTTCGAGATGCCTATCCAGCGTGCCGCGCTGCCGAACGTCCAGGCCTGGTACACGCGGTTGCAGCAGCGCCCGGCGTATCGCAAAGCGGTCATGACCGCGTTGACTTAA
- a CDS encoding acyl-CoA dehydrogenase, with protein sequence MLLLWLLVLIIGIAWLAHRRTDPLPALGIVAVYLLAMGIFSHAPGWLMLVLWVVLAAVAAPLLLPDLRRRYFSAPMFDWFQKTLPPMSQTERDAIDAGTVWWDGELFSGRPDWDTLLAYPKVRLTEEEQAFLDGPTEELCAMVTDWQIGQAMDLPPEAWAHIKAHGFFALIIPKEYGGKGFSAYAHSQVAMKLATRSGDLASTVMVPNSLGPAELLLHYGTDEQRDHYLPRLARGDDIPCFALTGPLAGSDAGAMPDTGIICKGEWQGQQTLGLRLNWEKRYITLGPVATLLGLAFKAYDPDHLLGDEEDLGISLALIPTDTPGVHIGRRHLPLGAAFMNGPNWGKDVFIPLDFLIGGQAMLGKGWMMLMNCLSVGRSISLPAVGTGAAKFTSLVTGQYAQVREQFNVPLSAFEGIQEAMARIGGNAWMMDAARMLTANAVDLGEKPSVLSAILKYHLTERGRECISHAMDVHGGKGIIMGPNNYLGRSWQGAPIFITVEGANILSRNLMIFGQGAIRCHPFVLKEMALATRDDKDQALLEFDGLLLKHIGFAISNAASTLVLNLGLGRFERTPGNALSQGYFRALNRQAAAFALLADLSMMLLGGELKRRERLSARLGDVLSNLYLASAALKRYHDLDSPDHMAPLFTWAMEESLGQSERALDELLGNFPNRVLGCLLRLVVFPFGRRHKGPSDRLDAEVAAVIGRTKGDPTLEELLQGCYRPQSADDPVGALQHASDLLAAAQPLHKKLHIALKQGQLNPAPGEHLIDAALEAGVLQAGEAQTLRAAEAARRKVIDVDDFDKQELTLAQGKVR encoded by the coding sequence ATGCTGTTGTTGTGGTTACTGGTACTGATCATCGGGATCGCCTGGCTGGCGCATCGGCGCACCGACCCGCTGCCCGCGCTGGGCATCGTCGCGGTCTACCTGCTGGCCATGGGCATCTTCAGCCACGCGCCCGGCTGGCTGATGCTGGTTCTCTGGGTCGTGCTCGCCGCCGTCGCGGCCCCGCTGCTGCTACCGGACCTGCGGCGCCGGTATTTCAGTGCGCCGATGTTCGACTGGTTCCAGAAAACCCTCCCCCCCATGTCCCAGACCGAGCGCGACGCCATCGACGCCGGCACGGTGTGGTGGGACGGTGAACTGTTCAGCGGGCGTCCGGACTGGGACACGCTGCTGGCCTACCCCAAGGTCAGACTGACCGAAGAGGAGCAAGCGTTTCTCGACGGCCCCACCGAGGAGCTCTGCGCGATGGTCACCGACTGGCAGATCGGCCAGGCCATGGACTTGCCGCCCGAAGCCTGGGCGCACATCAAGGCCCATGGTTTCTTCGCCTTGATCATTCCCAAGGAATACGGCGGCAAGGGATTCTCCGCCTATGCCCACTCCCAAGTGGCGATGAAGCTGGCCACCCGCAGCGGCGACCTGGCGTCCACCGTGATGGTGCCCAACTCCCTCGGCCCGGCGGAACTGCTGCTGCACTATGGCACCGATGAACAACGTGACCACTACCTGCCGCGCCTGGCCCGCGGCGACGATATCCCCTGCTTCGCCCTGACCGGGCCGCTGGCCGGCTCCGACGCCGGGGCGATGCCCGACACCGGCATCATCTGCAAGGGTGAATGGCAAGGCCAGCAAACCTTGGGCCTGCGCCTGAATTGGGAAAAGCGCTACATCACCCTCGGCCCGGTAGCGACCCTGCTGGGCCTGGCTTTCAAGGCCTATGACCCCGACCATTTGCTGGGCGATGAAGAAGACCTGGGCATCAGTCTCGCGCTGATTCCCACCGACACCCCCGGCGTCCACATCGGTCGCCGTCACCTGCCCCTCGGCGCCGCTTTCATGAACGGACCGAATTGGGGCAAGGACGTATTCATTCCCCTGGACTTCCTCATCGGCGGCCAGGCGATGCTCGGCAAGGGCTGGATGATGCTGATGAATTGCCTGTCGGTCGGGCGCTCGATTTCCTTGCCGGCAGTCGGCACGGGTGCGGCGAAGTTCACCAGCCTGGTGACTGGCCAGTACGCCCAGGTGCGCGAACAGTTCAACGTGCCGCTCTCGGCATTCGAGGGCATCCAGGAAGCCATGGCGCGTATCGGTGGCAACGCCTGGATGATGGACGCGGCACGCATGCTGACCGCCAACGCGGTGGACCTGGGGGAAAAACCTTCGGTGTTGTCCGCCATTCTCAAGTACCACCTGACCGAGCGTGGCCGAGAGTGCATCAGCCACGCCATGGACGTGCATGGCGGCAAGGGCATCATCATGGGCCCGAACAATTACCTGGGGCGCAGCTGGCAAGGTGCGCCGATCTTCATCACCGTGGAAGGCGCGAATATCCTGTCGCGCAACCTGATGATCTTTGGCCAGGGGGCCATTCGCTGCCATCCATTCGTGCTCAAGGAAATGGCCCTGGCAACCCGCGACGACAAGGACCAGGCACTGCTGGAATTCGACGGATTGCTGCTCAAGCACATTGGCTTTGCCATCAGCAACGCCGCCAGCACCTTGGTGCTCAACCTGGGCCTGGGGCGTTTCGAACGAACTCCCGGCAATGCCTTGAGCCAGGGTTATTTCCGCGCGCTCAACCGACAGGCAGCAGCATTCGCCCTGCTGGCGGACCTGAGCATGATGTTGCTGGGAGGCGAGCTCAAACGCCGTGAACGGTTGTCGGCACGCCTGGGTGATGTATTGAGCAACCTGTACCTGGCATCCGCGGCGCTCAAGCGCTACCACGACCTCGACTCCCCGGACCACATGGCGCCATTGTTCACCTGGGCCATGGAAGAAAGCCTGGGCCAGTCGGAGCGTGCACTGGATGAATTGCTGGGCAACTTCCCGAACCGCGTACTCGGTTGCCTGTTGCGCTTGGTGGTATTCCCCTTCGGTCGTCGCCATAAAGGCCCGAGCGACAGGCTGGACGCCGAGGTGGCGGCGGTCATCGGTCGAACCAAGGGCGACCCGACCCTCGAAGAATTATTGCAGGGCTGTTATCGCCCGCAATCGGCCGACGACCCGGTGGGCGCGCTGCAACACGCCAGTGACCTGCTGGCCGCCGCCCAACCACTGCACAAAAAGCTGCACATCGCGCTCAAGCAAGGCCAACTCAATCCGGCGCCCGGTGAGCATCTTATCGACGCAGCCTTGGAAGCCGGCGTGCTGCAAGCCGGTGAAGCGCAGACCCTGCGTGCGGCCGAAGCGGCGCGACGCAAGGTCATCGACGTGGATGACTTCGATAAGCAAGAGCTGACGCTGGCGCAAGGCAAGGTCCGTTGA
- a CDS encoding type II and III secretion system protein family protein, with protein sequence MSNRTVPALKQLIHGMFWMGLGLNAAQAATANCSQLENLPATFEVGQGLQNELRILAPVTKLAVGDPKIADVQPSGSDSFILTGLMPGATSLMVWTDCSKTPRQSMVFVKGRATAALTSVASGPSEDPMLLAQVQTDIRFVEVSRTKLKEASTSIFGSRGNFLFGAPRTLPTVGGIVRPSLPVNNDMFNLSFATGKTLLMINALEGSGFAYTLARPSLVALSGQSASFLAGGEVPIPVPSAGSDNVSIEYKEFGIRLTLTPTVIGKNRIALKVAPEVSELDFTNAVNIAGTLVPALTVRRTDTSIALADGESFVISGLISTRNSSQVNKFPGLGDIPILGAFFRDNSINREERELLMIVTPHLVQPLAADAQLPTLPGEQLRNYDPNFYRMYFLEHGEFDNRSGLSQ encoded by the coding sequence ATGTCTAATCGTACCGTGCCCGCATTAAAACAATTAATCCATGGCATGTTCTGGATGGGCCTCGGCCTGAATGCCGCTCAGGCCGCGACGGCCAATTGTTCCCAACTGGAAAACCTGCCGGCGACCTTCGAGGTCGGCCAGGGCCTGCAGAACGAATTGCGCATCCTTGCTCCCGTGACGAAGTTGGCGGTGGGCGACCCGAAAATTGCCGATGTGCAGCCCAGCGGCAGCGATTCATTCATCCTCACGGGCCTGATGCCCGGGGCCACCAGCCTGATGGTCTGGACGGATTGTTCGAAAACCCCGCGCCAGAGCATGGTCTTCGTCAAAGGCAGGGCCACCGCAGCGCTGACCAGCGTGGCCAGCGGGCCTTCCGAGGACCCGATGCTGCTTGCCCAGGTGCAGACCGATATCCGCTTCGTTGAAGTCAGCCGGACCAAGCTCAAGGAAGCCTCGACGTCGATTTTCGGCAGTCGCGGTAACTTCCTGTTCGGTGCGCCGAGAACCTTGCCCACAGTTGGCGGTATTGTCCGGCCCTCATTGCCGGTCAATAACGATATGTTCAATCTGTCGTTTGCCACCGGCAAGACGCTGTTGATGATCAACGCGCTGGAGGGCAGCGGCTTTGCCTATACCCTGGCGCGCCCCAGCCTGGTGGCTCTCAGCGGGCAGAGTGCAAGTTTCCTGGCCGGCGGCGAGGTGCCGATCCCGGTGCCCAGTGCCGGCAGCGATAACGTCTCCATCGAGTACAAGGAGTTCGGCATCCGCCTGACCCTGACACCCACCGTCATCGGCAAAAACCGCATAGCGCTGAAGGTCGCCCCGGAAGTCAGCGAACTGGACTTCACCAACGCGGTGAACATTGCCGGGACTCTGGTTCCGGCCCTCACGGTACGCCGTACCGATACCAGCATCGCGTTGGCCGATGGCGAAAGCTTCGTCATCAGTGGCCTGATCAGCACACGCAATAGCTCTCAAGTGAACAAGTTTCCGGGGCTGGGCGACATTCCGATCCTCGGCGCGTTCTTTCGCGACAATTCCATCAACCGCGAGGAACGCGAGTTGCTGATGATCGTCACGCCACACCTGGTCCAACCCCTGGCCGCCGATGCGCAACTGCCGACACTGCCGGGTGAGCAACTGCGCAACTACGACCCGAATTTCTACCGCATGTACTTCCTCGAACATGGCGAGTTCGACAACCGCAGCGGGCTCTCGCAATGA
- a CDS encoding ABC transporter ATP-binding protein produces the protein MSSALSIRQLTKTYGNGFQALSGIDLDVAEGDFFALLGPNGAGKSTTIGILSTLVNKTSGTVNIFGHDLDREPAALKRCIGVVPQEFNFNQFEKTFDIVVTQAGYYGIPPKIANERAEQYLTQLGLWDKRDVPSRSLSGGMKRRLMIARALVHEPRLLILDEPTAGVDIELRRSMWTFLTELNQKGITIILTTHYLEEAEQLCRNIGIIDHGTIVENTSMRQLLSQLHVETFLLDLKNGLAVAPQLIGYPARLLDGHTLEVQVDKAVGITGLFTQLALQNIEVQSLRNKTNRLEELFVSLVEKNLAKVAV, from the coding sequence ATGAGTTCCGCTCTGTCCATCCGGCAGTTAACCAAAACCTACGGCAACGGTTTCCAGGCCTTGAGTGGTATCGATCTGGACGTCGCCGAAGGTGATTTTTTCGCCTTGCTTGGCCCCAACGGCGCCGGCAAGTCCACCACCATCGGCATTCTTTCAACGTTGGTGAACAAGACCAGCGGCACGGTGAATATCTTCGGCCATGACCTGGACCGCGAGCCTGCCGCCCTCAAGCGCTGCATCGGCGTGGTCCCTCAGGAATTCAACTTCAACCAGTTTGAAAAGACCTTCGACATCGTCGTGACCCAGGCCGGTTACTACGGCATCCCGCCGAAGATCGCCAATGAGCGTGCCGAGCAGTACCTGACCCAGCTGGGCTTGTGGGACAAGCGTGACGTGCCGTCCCGTTCATTGTCCGGCGGCATGAAGCGCCGTTTGATGATCGCCCGCGCCCTGGTGCACGAGCCGCGTTTGCTGATCCTCGACGAGCCGACCGCAGGCGTGGACATCGAACTGCGTCGTTCGATGTGGACCTTCCTGACCGAGCTGAACCAGAAAGGCATCACCATCATCCTCACCACGCATTACCTGGAAGAGGCCGAACAGCTGTGCCGCAACATCGGCATCATCGACCATGGCACCATCGTCGAGAACACCAGCATGCGCCAGTTGCTCAGCCAGTTGCATGTGGAAACCTTTTTGCTGGACCTGAAAAACGGCCTGGCAGTGGCGCCCCAGCTCATCGGCTATCCGGCCCGCCTGCTGGACGGTCATACCTTGGAAGTGCAGGTGGACAAAGCCGTCGGCATCACCGGCTTGTTCACGCAACTGGCCCTGCAGAACATCGAAGTGCAGAGCCTGCGCAACAAGACCAATCGCCTCGAGGAGTTGTTCGTGTCTTTGGTGGAGAAAAATCTGGCGAAGGTGGCGGTATGA
- a CDS encoding DUF2062 domain-containing protein: MPRRLFKRYMPDPESIREHKSLRFLGTLLHDPNLWHLNRHSVARAMAVGLFAAFLPIPLQMLLAAALAIAVRGNMPIAVSLVWLTNPITMPAVFFCTYQTGAWLMDVPARTLPEELTWEWISGQLSTLWQPFLLGSVVTGLVLGALAYFVTMSYWRWWVARQWRRRKKSRM; this comes from the coding sequence ATGCCCCGGCGCCTATTCAAACGCTACATGCCAGACCCAGAGAGCATCCGGGAACATAAATCCTTACGTTTTCTCGGCACCCTGCTGCACGATCCCAACCTTTGGCACCTCAATCGGCACTCAGTGGCCCGGGCAATGGCCGTTGGCCTGTTTGCCGCGTTCCTGCCCATCCCCCTGCAAATGTTATTGGCCGCCGCCCTTGCCATCGCGGTGCGTGGCAACATGCCGATCGCGGTGAGCCTGGTCTGGCTGACCAACCCGATCACCATGCCGGCGGTGTTTTTCTGCACCTACCAGACCGGTGCCTGGCTGATGGACGTGCCGGCCCGCACGCTGCCGGAAGAATTGACCTGGGAATGGATCAGCGGCCAGTTGTCGACTTTGTGGCAGCCGTTCCTGCTGGGCTCGGTGGTGACTGGCCTGGTTCTCGGCGCCCTCGCCTACTTCGTCACCATGAGTTACTGGCGCTGGTGGGTAGCGCGGCAATGGCGGCGGCGCAAGAAAAGCCGGATGTGA